The Nitrospirota bacterium genome contains a region encoding:
- a CDS encoding DUF3570 domain-containing protein, with the protein MAAIKAMKRTGYRYFFILTCLFLLTFFSKNSRAEDYANADTYIHDFNNGIIVYSGVFALNKDITLDTSAYFKYTLDLINPSFFSEEGEGEDEGHVKGDKPVAAISGASAASGRGGDTRNELTAGITHNFADVIGIEMYYDYSKEGDYTSNTPTVTFKKDLFEKNTTLTLGYSKSMDQVYGKFMTGTKDRDTDNYFFGITQVISPVTVARAGYSRSKVTGFTSEGIRLVPIDGATQASCTDKSVTCVDEVFPDARSRNAYLFGINYYFKDGFIDLLKRSALRLTLRYYSDDWDIHSHTEEVEYYKYLSDQNIIRLNLRYYDQGKAFFVKDAYLNSDLFKSSSPQLTDFNSQLIGIKLTHALEDIEGGYIEGKYEYYTQSINVNANVFMLGVRFNF; encoded by the coding sequence GTGGCTGCAATTAAGGCAATGAAAAGAACTGGTTATAGATACTTTTTCATTCTTACCTGCCTCTTCCTTCTTACATTTTTTTCAAAAAACTCCAGGGCAGAGGATTATGCGAATGCAGATACATATATCCATGACTTCAATAACGGGATAATTGTCTATAGCGGTGTCTTTGCATTGAATAAGGATATTACACTGGATACATCTGCATATTTTAAGTATACGTTGGACCTTATCAATCCCAGCTTCTTCAGCGAGGAAGGTGAAGGCGAGGATGAAGGTCATGTGAAGGGTGATAAACCTGTGGCAGCCATTTCAGGAGCATCTGCCGCCTCTGGCAGAGGAGGGGATACGAGGAATGAGTTAACAGCAGGTATTACTCATAACTTTGCTGATGTGATTGGTATTGAAATGTATTATGATTACAGCAAAGAAGGTGATTATACATCAAACACGCCCACTGTAACCTTTAAGAAAGACCTCTTTGAAAAGAACACAACACTTACCTTAGGCTACTCAAAGAGCATGGATCAGGTTTATGGAAAATTCATGACCGGTACGAAAGACAGGGATACGGACAACTATTTTTTCGGTATTACTCAGGTCATCTCCCCTGTCACTGTAGCACGGGCTGGATATTCAAGGAGTAAAGTAACAGGTTTTACCTCTGAAGGGATTAGGTTGGTACCGATAGACGGGGCCACACAGGCATCATGCACTGACAAATCCGTCACATGTGTTGACGAGGTATTTCCAGACGCACGTTCAAGGAATGCCTACTTGTTTGGCATCAATTACTACTTCAAAGATGGTTTTATAGATCTTCTGAAGAGGTCGGCCCTCAGGCTCACATTGCGCTATTACAGTGATGACTGGGATATCCACTCTCACACAGAAGAGGTTGAGTATTATAAGTACCTGTCAGATCAGAACATCATCCGGCTGAATCTCCGGTATTATGATCAGGGTAAGGCTTTCTTTGTCAAAGATGCCTACTTGAATTCAGATTTATTTAAATCATCATCCCCTCAGCTTACTGATTTTAACTCACAACTTATAGGCATAAAACTGACACATGCACTTGAGGATATAGAGGGAGGTTATATTGAAGGGAAATATGAATACTATACTCAGTCCATCAATGTAAATGCCAATGTTTTTATGCTTGGGGTGAGATTCAACTTCTAA
- a CDS encoding cytochrome c biogenesis protein CcdA, whose protein sequence is MDTTGNVSFGVAFIAGLLSFVSPCVLPLLPSYVSFITGMSFEAITGEEDRARVKRMTAIHSLFFILGFSIVFVSLGASATFVGNFLNQQQLAFQKVGGVIIILLGTHFTGVINFGLLQKDKRFHIKDKPLGYAGSLLVGISFAMGWTPCIGPILAAILMYATTTSSMGHGMALLFIYSMGLGIPFFLSSLAINTFLSTFKRIAPYMKVVTVVSGVFLIGVGLLIFTNNFGILSHYVTYWFSE, encoded by the coding sequence ATGGATACAACAGGAAACGTATCTTTTGGTGTAGCATTTATCGCAGGCCTCTTATCTTTTGTATCGCCCTGCGTGCTCCCGTTGTTACCCTCCTATGTCTCATTCATCACAGGCATGTCGTTTGAAGCAATAACCGGGGAGGAGGACAGGGCCAGGGTGAAAAGGATGACCGCTATACACTCCCTGTTTTTTATCCTCGGATTTTCCATTGTATTTGTGTCACTTGGTGCATCTGCAACATTTGTGGGTAATTTCCTGAACCAACAGCAACTCGCATTCCAGAAGGTGGGCGGCGTTATTATAATTCTGCTTGGCACACATTTTACAGGAGTCATAAACTTTGGCCTCCTGCAGAAGGACAAGCGATTTCACATAAAGGATAAACCTCTCGGATATGCAGGCTCCCTGCTTGTCGGGATTAGCTTTGCAATGGGCTGGACCCCTTGCATCGGACCAATCCTGGCCGCTATACTTATGTACGCCACAACAACGAGCAGCATGGGCCATGGAATGGCACTCCTGTTTATTTACTCGATGGGTCTGGGCATCCCGTTTTTTCTCTCATCTCTGGCCATTAACACCTTTTTAAGTACTTTTAAAAGGATTGCCCCGTACATGAAGGTCGTAACTGTCGTAAGCGGCGTATTCCTGATCGGGGTTGGGTTGTTGATATTCACTAATAACTTCGGTATCCTTTCCCATTATGTCACATACTGGTTTTCAGAATAA
- a CDS encoding FAD:protein FMN transferase yields MSHTGFQNKRAIPLIALFILLISPIPSFARVFKKTSVLMGTDIELTASDSDESRVNTAFNAALHEIDRIENEMSEWKDGTPLSIINQKAGKEAVPVPEELFNVLLAAQKISELSEGAFDVSWASMRGVWNFSKGMEHVPSAEDVSEKLSLVNYKDIELDGIKKTVFLKRPGMAIGLGAIAKGYAVDRAMQALVNSGIKNAIVKAGGDMRVQGTDDGKPWEIGIQHPRNREKLLGKLALSNISISTSGDYERFFIKDNILYHHIMNPKTGYPARGCQSVTILAPDTMTSDALSTAVFVLGPEEGMQLIKSLPGIEGIIVDSNGDVLHSPGIYLH; encoded by the coding sequence ATGTCACATACTGGTTTTCAGAATAAACGGGCGATTCCCCTTATTGCACTGTTTATTTTACTGATATCACCAATTCCGTCCTTTGCAAGAGTCTTTAAGAAGACCAGCGTATTGATGGGTACAGACATTGAACTGACTGCTTCGGATTCGGATGAGTCCAGAGTCAATACTGCATTTAATGCTGCTCTTCATGAAATAGACCGGATTGAAAATGAGATGAGCGAATGGAAAGATGGGACTCCGCTATCCATAATCAATCAGAAGGCAGGGAAAGAGGCGGTACCCGTGCCTGAAGAGCTGTTCAATGTCCTGCTTGCGGCTCAAAAGATCTCTGAATTATCTGAGGGTGCATTTGATGTATCGTGGGCCTCGATGAGGGGGGTGTGGAACTTTTCAAAGGGAATGGAGCATGTGCCATCCGCAGAAGATGTCAGTGAGAAGCTTTCGTTGGTCAATTATAAGGATATTGAACTGGATGGGATAAAGAAGACCGTATTTCTTAAAAGGCCAGGGATGGCCATCGGTCTCGGCGCTATTGCAAAAGGGTATGCTGTAGACAGGGCCATGCAGGCATTAGTAAACTCAGGGATTAAAAATGCAATAGTTAAGGCCGGGGGAGATATGAGGGTTCAGGGGACTGATGATGGAAAACCATGGGAGATTGGCATACAGCACCCGAGAAACAGGGAGAAACTGTTGGGAAAGCTGGCCCTCAGCAACATCTCTATCTCTACATCCGGAGATTATGAAAGGTTCTTTATAAAAGATAACATCCTGTATCATCACATTATGAACCCTAAGACAGGCTATCCAGCCAGGGGCTGCCAGAGTGTAACCATTCTTGCTCCAGACACCATGACATCAGATGCACTGTCAACTGCTGTCTTCGTCCTCGGCCCTGAAGAAGGTATGCAGTTGATTAAAAGTCTTCCAGGAATAGAGGGGATTATAGTGGATAGTAATGGAGATGTGCTCCATTCACCGGGTATATACTTACATTAG
- the rpmH gene encoding 50S ribosomal protein L34 produces the protein MSLTYRPHNKSRKRTHGFRRRMKTKGGRNVLSRRRAKGRARLTV, from the coding sequence ATGTCGCTTACATACAGACCACACAACAAGAGCAGGAAAAGGACCCATGGCTTCAGGAGACGGATGAAGACAAAAGGCGGGAGAAATGTCTTAAGCCGTAGAAGGGCCAAGGGGCGTGCAAGGTTGACAGTTTAA
- the rnpA gene encoding ribonuclease P protein component, with translation MSESKYKIRKGWEYRHIYKIGRRKASRYLVLYYVETNLGYSRIGLSVSRKLGNAVKRNRVKRLIREIVRADDYAFLNEASMDMVVVARQGMVGIKLAEAKDAFTNLVRSIER, from the coding sequence TTGAGTGAATCGAAATATAAGATCCGGAAGGGATGGGAATACCGGCATATTTACAAAATCGGGCGGAGAAAGGCCAGTCGTTATTTAGTCCTCTACTATGTAGAAACCAACCTTGGATACAGCCGGATTGGATTATCTGTCAGCCGAAAACTTGGCAATGCCGTTAAACGCAACAGGGTTAAAAGACTTATCAGAGAGATCGTCAGGGCTGATGATTATGCATTCCTAAATGAGGCAAGTATGGACATGGTAGTTGTTGCCCGTCAGGGAATGGTCGGAATAAAACTGGCTGAGGCAAAGGATGCGTTTACTAATTTAGTCAGGTCAATAGAACGTTGA
- the yidD gene encoding membrane protein insertion efficiency factor YidD: protein MKGSQLFVITIRNYQRYLSILKPPSCRFYPTCSQYSIDAFERFGVFKGIIKTVLRLFKCHPFHPGGYDPVK from the coding sequence ATTAAAGGTTCACAACTCTTTGTTATTACTATCAGGAATTACCAAAGGTACTTGTCCATATTAAAACCCCCATCCTGCAGATTTTATCCGACGTGTTCACAATATTCAATAGATGCGTTTGAACGATTTGGGGTCTTTAAAGGAATTATTAAAACTGTTTTGAGGTTATTCAAGTGCCATCCGTTTCACCCGGGCGGGTACGACCCGGTCAAATAA